One window of the Chryseobacterium camelliae genome contains the following:
- a CDS encoding fumarate hydratase, with product MEFRYQDPYPIQKDDTVYKKLTSDYVKVEQLGNREILTIDPKGLELLAEEAMADVSFMLRSSHLASLRRIIDDPEATDNDRFVAYNLLQNAAVAAEGALPSCQDTGTAIVMGKKGENVYTGADDGEYLSKGIYNTYQKRNLRYSQVVPLTMFDEKNSGSNLPAQIDIYAKKGNSYEFLFLTKGGGSANKTFLYQKTKSLLNEKSLKEFIKERISDLGTAACPPYHLALVIGGTSAEANLAAVKKASAKYYDHLPTEGNEAGQAFRDLEWEARVQKICQESFIGAQFGGKYLTHDVRVIRLPRHAASCPVGMGVSCSADRNIKGKITSEGIFLEQLEQDPKRFLPETPPHLEEAVEINLNQPIPEILAELSKYPIKTRLKLNGTLIVARDIAHAKIKEIIDSGQPMPEYFKNHPIYYAGPAKTPEGMASGSFGPTTAGRMDVYVDEFQSHGGSMIMLAKGNRSKDVTNACGKYGGFYLGSIGGPAAILAKDNILSVEVVDFPELGMEAVRKIEVKDFPAFIITDDKGNDFFANLAH from the coding sequence ATGGAATTCAGATATCAGGATCCGTATCCGATTCAGAAAGATGATACGGTATACAAAAAGCTTACTTCAGACTATGTTAAGGTTGAACAACTGGGCAACAGGGAAATCCTAACCATCGATCCCAAAGGACTGGAACTGTTGGCTGAAGAAGCTATGGCAGACGTTTCCTTCATGCTCCGGTCTTCCCATCTTGCCAGTCTCAGAAGGATCATCGATGATCCTGAAGCAACCGATAACGACAGGTTTGTAGCCTATAACCTTTTACAGAACGCAGCTGTGGCAGCAGAAGGCGCCCTTCCTTCCTGCCAGGATACCGGAACAGCCATCGTAATGGGGAAGAAAGGAGAAAACGTATATACCGGAGCGGATGACGGCGAATACCTGAGCAAAGGAATTTACAATACGTACCAGAAAAGGAACCTGAGGTATTCACAGGTGGTTCCTCTAACCATGTTTGATGAAAAAAATTCAGGGTCCAACCTTCCTGCGCAGATCGATATCTACGCTAAGAAGGGAAACTCCTACGAATTCCTGTTCCTGACAAAAGGCGGAGGTTCTGCCAATAAAACATTCCTGTACCAGAAAACGAAGTCTCTGCTGAATGAAAAGTCACTGAAAGAATTCATTAAGGAAAGAATATCCGATTTAGGGACCGCGGCCTGTCCGCCGTACCATTTAGCCCTGGTAATCGGAGGTACTTCTGCAGAGGCCAACCTGGCTGCCGTGAAAAAAGCTTCTGCAAAATATTATGACCACCTTCCTACAGAAGGCAATGAAGCCGGACAGGCATTCAGGGACCTGGAATGGGAAGCGAGGGTGCAGAAGATCTGTCAGGAAAGTTTTATCGGAGCCCAGTTTGGAGGCAAATACCTGACCCATGATGTACGGGTGATCAGGCTTCCGCGCCATGCAGCATCCTGTCCGGTAGGAATGGGCGTTTCCTGTTCTGCAGACCGTAATATCAAAGGGAAAATTACTTCGGAAGGGATCTTCCTGGAGCAGCTTGAGCAGGATCCTAAGCGATTTTTACCTGAAACACCGCCGCACCTTGAGGAGGCGGTAGAAATCAATCTTAATCAACCGATTCCGGAAATTCTGGCTGAGCTGTCAAAATACCCTATCAAAACCAGGCTGAAACTTAACGGGACTCTTATTGTGGCAAGAGATATCGCCCATGCAAAAATCAAGGAGATTATAGACAGCGGACAGCCGATGCCTGAGTATTTTAAAAACCACCCGATTTACTATGCGGGACCTGCAAAAACTCCGGAAGGAATGGCTTCAGGAAGCTTTGGACCTACTACGGCAGGAAGGATGGATGTGTATGTGGATGAATTCCAGAGTCATGGCGGAAGCATGATCATGCTTGCGAAAGGAAACAGGAGTAAGGATGTGACCAATGCCTGCGGGAAATATGGAGGATTTTATCTTGGCTCGATTGGCGGACCGGCTGCCATCCTGGCAAAAGATAATATCCTTTCCGTTGAGGTGGTAGATTTCCCAGAACTGGGGATGGAAGCAGTACGGAAGATCGAAGTGAAGGATTTCCCGGCGTTTATCATCACCGATGATAAAGGCAATGATTTCTTTGCTAATCTTGCGCATTAG
- a CDS encoding DUF5687 family protein — MFLQFLKLEYKSFFRGSSVGVNLAMKILRFFGILYFMGCLIGGAFIAFFYVEEQMHADAVKIISRFMVVAWALDLIVKYIWQEMPTQNIKPFLTLNIPKRTLVNYMLTKTFLSVFSWINSCFLVTFCIIALVNGYSALGIMTWFVGISLLFYLNTFINILFNGKETVAIAVGILFLIVAGLSYYDILPVLDYSEQFFHSFYEQPYLVIFPIVIFAVLWWVCYRFIHKEFYLDQGLEAKKEVGKTENIAFLNKYGAIGTFINNDIKMLKRNKVTKGILLGSFMFLFYGLLMFTSDVYRTPMMMMFMGLFVTGGFQFLFGQRVPAFDSSYYPLMMTQNVPYKEYLKAKWWLMNIVTAASVVAALFYAYWGWETYITFFAAGLYNIGVNSQFTLWSGAFNKTQIDLNSKEKRIGQKNSFNLKTMLLLIPKLLLPMAVFALTKYFFGITAGVVSIAILGLIGFLFREKIFNIIVRHYKVEKYSTLDAFKNKS, encoded by the coding sequence ATGTTTTTACAGTTCCTTAAATTAGAGTACAAAAGTTTTTTCCGAGGAAGTTCCGTCGGGGTCAATCTTGCCATGAAGATCCTCAGGTTTTTCGGGATACTTTACTTTATGGGATGCCTGATCGGAGGTGCCTTTATCGCTTTCTTCTATGTAGAGGAGCAGATGCACGCCGATGCGGTTAAAATCATTTCCCGGTTTATGGTTGTTGCCTGGGCACTGGACCTGATTGTGAAGTATATCTGGCAGGAAATGCCTACCCAGAACATCAAGCCTTTTCTCACTCTGAACATTCCGAAGCGTACACTGGTTAACTATATGCTCACCAAAACCTTCCTTTCCGTGTTCAGCTGGATCAATTCCTGTTTCCTGGTTACCTTCTGCATTATTGCCTTGGTCAACGGGTACAGCGCATTAGGCATCATGACCTGGTTTGTCGGGATATCCCTGTTGTTTTACCTGAATACTTTTATCAATATCCTGTTCAACGGTAAAGAAACTGTTGCCATTGCAGTCGGGATCCTGTTCCTTATCGTTGCCGGGCTCTCTTATTATGATATCCTGCCTGTATTGGACTATTCTGAGCAGTTCTTCCACAGTTTTTATGAGCAGCCTTATCTCGTGATATTTCCTATCGTGATATTTGCGGTCTTATGGTGGGTCTGCTACAGGTTCATCCATAAAGAATTCTATCTGGACCAGGGCCTGGAAGCCAAAAAAGAAGTGGGAAAAACAGAAAACATTGCTTTCCTAAATAAATATGGGGCTATAGGAACCTTCATTAATAACGATATCAAAATGCTGAAACGGAACAAAGTGACCAAAGGCATTCTCCTGGGCAGCTTTATGTTCCTGTTCTACGGGTTGCTGATGTTTACATCCGATGTGTACCGCACGCCGATGATGATGATGTTTATGGGACTTTTCGTAACCGGCGGATTCCAGTTCCTGTTCGGACAGAGGGTACCTGCTTTCGACAGTTCTTATTATCCGTTGATGATGACCCAGAATGTTCCTTATAAAGAATACCTGAAAGCAAAATGGTGGCTGATGAACATCGTGACCGCAGCGTCTGTTGTAGCTGCTCTCTTTTATGCCTATTGGGGCTGGGAGACCTATATTACCTTTTTTGCAGCCGGCCTATATAATATCGGTGTCAATTCACAGTTCACCCTGTGGTCAGGAGCTTTCAATAAAACACAGATCGACCTGAATTCCAAAGAGAAAAGGATCGGGCAGAAAAACAGCTTCAACCTGAAAACGATGCTATTGTTAATTCCAAAGTTACTGCTGCCGATGGCTGTATTCGCACTGACCAAATATTTCTTCGGGATTACGGCAGGCGTTGTAAGCATTGCCATCCTTGGGCTCATCGGGTTTTTATTCCGTGAGAAAATATTCAATATTATCGTACGCCATTATAAAGTTGAGAAATACAGCACATTAGACGCATTTAAAAACAAAAGTTAA
- a CDS encoding outer membrane beta-barrel protein: MIRKFIITGMICLATASAYGQRALKFSLQPKEDTEVSPIVKEKMEDYAVKINDIIQEEKKLMEAELIRLQEKGLGKAEFDEEKTKVADRYSEKIDQRIHDLGFDLDQVIQKQVRFSLLNSDVASNEEMKAQLLKKFRPTKEISPYFTTGMMTFTNNRPDNDLDKNMKHGRDLELGVRLNYQFGRTSAWGLVTGLDFSWRTIRLDNNMLFAKNSNADVFLTKHDGSLDKSKLRTGYIMIPLGFQYNFSKLKNAGMDVQYRPYAEGFRVTANVYGGIKMSSNNIVKSDIGELRSRGNYQVNPFVYGAQLTLSYEDFSIFVKKDFSNFFKDGYFENDKALIFGIGIGL, from the coding sequence ATGATCAGGAAATTTATCATTACAGGAATGATATGTCTTGCAACAGCTTCAGCATATGGCCAGAGAGCCCTGAAATTCAGCCTGCAGCCTAAGGAAGATACGGAGGTGAGCCCCATTGTCAAAGAAAAGATGGAGGACTATGCCGTGAAAATCAACGACATCATCCAGGAAGAAAAAAAATTAATGGAAGCCGAATTAATCAGGCTCCAGGAAAAAGGACTCGGGAAAGCTGAATTCGATGAGGAAAAAACGAAAGTTGCCGACCGGTATTCCGAGAAGATTGACCAGAGGATTCACGACCTTGGATTTGACCTTGATCAAGTCATCCAGAAACAGGTAAGGTTCTCACTCCTGAATTCCGATGTTGCTTCCAATGAGGAAATGAAGGCGCAACTGCTGAAAAAGTTCCGTCCTACCAAAGAAATATCACCATACTTCACTACAGGGATGATGACCTTTACCAATAACCGCCCTGATAATGACCTGGACAAGAATATGAAACACGGCAGAGACCTGGAGCTAGGCGTTAGACTTAATTACCAGTTCGGCAGGACCAGCGCCTGGGGATTGGTAACAGGTCTGGATTTTTCCTGGAGAACCATTCGGTTGGACAATAATATGCTTTTTGCCAAAAACAGCAATGCTGACGTTTTCCTGACCAAGCATGACGGCAGCCTAGATAAGAGTAAGCTGAGAACAGGCTACATTATGATCCCGCTGGGGTTCCAGTATAATTTCTCCAAACTGAAGAATGCCGGAATGGATGTCCAGTATAGGCCCTATGCCGAAGGATTCCGGGTTACAGCAAATGTTTACGGAGGCATAAAGATGTCCAGCAATAACATTGTCAAAAGTGATATCGGAGAACTGAGAAGCCGGGGGAACTATCAGGTTAACCCATTCGTATATGGGGCACAGCTGACATTATCGTATGAAGATTTCAGCATCTTCGTGAAGAAAGATTTCAGCAATTTCTTCAAGGATGGTTATTTCGAAAACGATAAGGCTCTTATATTCGGGATAGGAATCGGGTTATAA
- the fumC gene encoding class II fumarate hydratase: protein MNYRIEKDTMGEVQVPADKFWGAQTERSRNNFKIGPEGSMPHEIIEAFAYLKKAAAFANTDLGVLPAEKRDMIAKVCDEILEGKLNDQFPLVIWQTGSGTQSNMNVNEVISNRAHVNNGGTLGEKSDVHPNDDVNKSQSSNDTYPTAMHIAAYKKVMETTIPAVEKLRDTLAEKSEAFRNIVKIGRTHLMDATPLTLGQEFSGYVAQLNFGIRALKNTLPHLSELALGGTAVGTGLNTPQGYDVKVAEYIAEFTQHSFITAENKFEALAAHDAIVESHGALKQLAVSLFKIAQDIRLLASGPRSGIGEIHIPENEPGSSIMPGKVNPTQNEAMTMVCAQILGNDTSISFAGTQGNYELNVFKPVMAYNFLQSAQLIADACISFNDHCAVGIEPNEARIKELVDKSLMLVTALNTHIGYENAAKIAKTAHKNGTTLKEEAVNLGLLTAEQFDEWVKPEDMVGSMK, encoded by the coding sequence ATGAATTACAGAATAGAAAAAGACACGATGGGAGAAGTGCAGGTCCCTGCAGACAAATTCTGGGGAGCCCAGACGGAACGCTCCAGGAATAACTTCAAAATCGGGCCGGAAGGATCAATGCCCCATGAAATTATAGAAGCCTTTGCTTACCTGAAAAAAGCAGCCGCTTTTGCCAATACCGACCTTGGAGTACTTCCGGCAGAGAAAAGGGATATGATCGCCAAAGTTTGCGATGAGATCCTGGAAGGGAAACTGAACGACCAGTTCCCGCTGGTGATCTGGCAGACCGGATCCGGAACACAATCCAACATGAACGTGAATGAAGTGATTTCCAACCGTGCCCATGTCAACAACGGTGGGACCCTGGGAGAAAAATCTGACGTCCACCCAAATGACGATGTCAACAAATCACAGTCTTCCAACGACACCTATCCTACCGCCATGCATATTGCAGCCTACAAAAAGGTGATGGAAACAACCATTCCTGCCGTTGAAAAGCTCAGAGATACCTTAGCTGAAAAATCGGAAGCCTTCAGAAATATTGTCAAAATCGGAAGGACGCACTTAATGGATGCCACGCCGCTTACCCTGGGACAGGAGTTTTCCGGATATGTAGCCCAACTGAATTTCGGAATCAGGGCATTAAAAAATACTTTACCGCATCTTTCCGAACTGGCCCTAGGCGGTACTGCTGTAGGAACCGGACTGAATACGCCTCAGGGCTATGATGTAAAAGTCGCCGAATATATTGCAGAATTCACACAGCATTCTTTCATCACGGCTGAAAATAAATTTGAAGCCCTTGCTGCCCATGATGCCATTGTGGAATCGCACGGTGCCCTGAAACAGCTGGCCGTTTCATTATTCAAAATTGCACAGGATATCAGGTTGCTGGCTTCAGGACCGAGATCAGGGATCGGGGAAATCCATATTCCTGAAAACGAGCCGGGATCTTCCATTATGCCGGGTAAAGTAAACCCGACCCAGAATGAGGCCATGACCATGGTTTGCGCACAGATTCTGGGGAATGATACCAGCATTTCCTTTGCCGGAACACAGGGGAATTATGAGCTGAACGTATTCAAGCCTGTCATGGCCTACAACTTCCTGCAATCGGCACAGCTGATCGCTGATGCATGCATCTCATTCAATGACCACTGTGCTGTAGGGATCGAGCCTAACGAAGCAAGAATCAAAGAATTGGTTGATAAATCATTGATGCTGGTCACTGCCCTGAATACGCATATCGGTTATGAAAATGCCGCTAAGATTGCTAAAACGGCCCATAAGAACGGGACGACGTTAAAAGAAGAAGCCGTTAACCTCGGACTGCTGACGGCCGAACAGTTTGACGAATGGGTAAAGCCAGAAGATATGGTAGGAAGCATGAAATAA
- a CDS encoding ABC transporter ATP-binding protein, whose amino-acid sequence MITIHNLSKTYGKATVLNIEHLEIPKGETFGLVGNNGAGKTTLFSLMLDLIQPTTGYVSIDDIKVNESEAWKSKVAAFVDDSFLIGYLTPEEYFYFIGELRGQNKASVDEFLKQFHDLFNGEILNSGKYVRDLSKGNQKKVGIVGAIIGNPEIIILDEPFANLDPSTQIKLKNLVKELSKQDGVTFLISSHDLSHTTEVCNRIVVVNKGQLVKDIQTHPETLKELEQYFADQVNLSGELK is encoded by the coding sequence ATGATTACAATCCATAATTTATCCAAGACATACGGGAAAGCTACTGTGCTTAATATTGAGCATCTGGAAATTCCTAAAGGAGAAACCTTCGGTCTCGTAGGGAATAACGGTGCCGGGAAAACCACCCTTTTCAGCCTGATGCTGGATCTCATCCAGCCTACAACAGGGTATGTGAGCATTGATGACATCAAGGTCAATGAATCGGAAGCATGGAAGAGCAAAGTGGCCGCATTCGTTGACGATTCTTTCCTGATCGGTTACCTGACTCCGGAAGAATATTTTTATTTCATCGGTGAGCTGAGAGGACAGAATAAGGCATCCGTAGACGAATTTTTAAAGCAGTTTCATGATCTTTTCAACGGGGAGATCCTGAATTCAGGAAAGTACGTCCGTGACCTTTCCAAGGGAAACCAGAAAAAAGTAGGTATCGTAGGGGCAATTATCGGAAACCCTGAAATCATTATCCTTGATGAGCCTTTTGCGAATCTTGACCCTTCCACCCAGATCAAGCTTAAAAACCTGGTTAAGGAACTTTCCAAGCAGGATGGGGTTACGTTTCTGATATCAAGCCATGACCTTTCCCATACTACGGAAGTCTGCAATAGGATTGTTGTGGTGAATAAAGGACAGCTAGTGAAAGATATCCAGACGCATCCTGAAACCCTGAAGGAACTGGAGCAGTATTTTGCAGACCAGGTTAACCTTTCCGGAGAACTGAAATAG
- a CDS encoding RNA polymerase sigma factor, with translation MKFLSGNKKEDLLSRLKKQDPAAQKIFYDQNVRKFLSVARSYISDLYQAEDCVIKAFCKMFKSVESFRSEGALEGWARRIVVNECLNFIKSHKTIFYLDEVNPSVLEEIYEEAVISDFNAQELLDQLPDPYRMVFNLYVIEEYSHQEIASALNISVEASKTQLFRAKEKMRKIYFKQQKKILKNELV, from the coding sequence ATGAAGTTTTTATCTGGAAATAAGAAAGAGGATTTGCTCAGCCGCCTGAAAAAACAGGATCCGGCTGCACAGAAAATTTTTTATGATCAGAATGTAAGGAAATTTCTGAGCGTAGCCAGGAGCTATATCAGCGACCTTTACCAGGCTGAAGACTGTGTGATTAAAGCCTTTTGCAAGATGTTCAAATCTGTGGAAAGCTTCAGGAGCGAAGGGGCACTGGAAGGATGGGCAAGAAGGATTGTGGTTAATGAATGCCTCAATTTCATCAAAAGCCATAAAACCATATTCTATCTGGATGAGGTGAATCCTTCTGTTCTGGAGGAAATCTATGAGGAGGCGGTGATTTCCGATTTCAATGCACAGGAGCTTCTTGACCAGCTGCCGGATCCGTACCGGATGGTTTTCAACCTCTATGTCATTGAAGAATATTCACATCAGGAAATAGCCTCTGCGTTGAACATTTCCGTTGAGGCCAGTAAAACACAACTCTTCAGAGCCAAGGAAAAGATGAGAAAAATTTATTTTAAGCAACAAAAAAAAATCCTGAAAAATGAACTTGTCTAA